The Eleutherodactylus coqui strain aEleCoq1 chromosome 6, aEleCoq1.hap1, whole genome shotgun sequence genome window below encodes:
- the LOC136571922 gene encoding olfactory receptor 5AP2-like gives MLDDAVDNANQTLVRTFILLGLSNNFYLQIVFFLMFLMMYMLTLLGNLLVIIVVRLNSNLQTPMYFFLSNLSMIDICFSSTVVPKILLNTICSDRSISFVGCATQMYFHLALGGAECLLLAIMAYDRFTAICNPLRYSAIMNRRLCVGLVAGCWILSFSNSFILTFLTFQLPYCKSNLISHFFCEMPPLFRLSCQDIWLNEVAEYISGAIVAFGSFLLILLSYLCIAKTVLKGRTSKGQQKAFSTCGSHILVVSLYYGTIMLMHLHPRAASSAEQDRAVTILYTVVTPMLNPIIYCFRNKDIKEATKKTMSNVVLP, from the coding sequence ATGTTGGACGATGCTGTAGACAATGCAAACCAAACGCTGGTGAGAACGTTTATTCTTCTGGGGCTTTCCAATAATTTTTATCTCCAGATTGTTTTCTTCTTGATGTTTTTAATGATGTACATGTTAACCTTATTGGGAAACCTCTTAGTGATAATTGTGGTAAGACTCAACTCCAACCTTCAGACCCCTATGTACTTTTTCCTGAGTAACCTGTCAATGATTGACATCTGCTTTTCCTCAACTGTAGTCCCTAAAATTTTATTAAACACAATATGCTCAGACAGAAGTATTTCCTTTGTTGGATGTGCGACACAGATGTATTTTCATTTGGCTCTGGGTGGCGCTGAATGTCTTCTATTGGCTATCATGGCATATGATAGGTTTACTGCTATCTGTAACCCACTGCGTTACTCAGCCATCATGAACCGAAGACTGTGTGTAGGTCTGGTAGCTGGATGTTGGATTTTGAGTTTTTCAAACTCTTTTATTCTCACTTTTCTAACTTTTCAACTCCCCTACTGTAAGTCCAACCTTATTAGTCACTTTTTCTGTGAGATGCCTCCTCTCTTTCGACTTTCCTGCCAAGATATTTGGTTGAATGAGGTGGCAGAGTACATTTCAGGTGCTATAGTTGCTTTTGGCTCTTTCTTGTTAATtctcctgtcctatctttgtatTGCCAAAACTGTCTTAAAGGGGCGTACTAGTAAGGGGCAGCAAAAAGCATTCTCGACGTGTGGCTCCCACATACTAGTTGTATCTCTTTACTATGGTACTATCATGTTGATGCATTTACATCCTAGAGCTGCTTCTTCTGCAGAGCAAGATAGAGCTGTGACCATTCTCTACACAGTAGTGACTCCTATGTTGAATCCCATTATTTATTGTTTTAGGAACAAGGATATTAAAGAAgctacaaaaaaaacaatgagtaaTGTTGTACTGCCTTGA